The proteins below are encoded in one region of Nitrospira sp.:
- the devR gene encoding DNA-binding response regulator produces MLTLEESVTERGARVTSRAKRIRIFLVDGHDLERIGMRIVLEKEGDVIVVGEERSWQAASPKIQRLRPDVVVMDLTAPEAERPNFLTEVFDVCRDRRVLFMSHRFDESTLATVVRAGTHGCILKNISSEDLIRALHSVTQGHSVIDPRLTDTLFGLVRDIREGKGKKTPLSSQERRLLPLLAQGMTNKEIAREMKLSDKTVKNYLVNIYKKLNISRRSQAAAIYSRSVALDQSFIPTAVSTGGTNGQTSPRPA; encoded by the coding sequence ATGCTCACGCTGGAGGAAAGTGTTACAGAACGGGGGGCACGAGTGACGAGTCGAGCGAAGCGTATCAGAATTTTCCTGGTTGACGGCCATGATCTAGAGCGTATCGGGATGCGAATCGTGCTGGAGAAAGAGGGTGACGTCATCGTGGTGGGCGAGGAACGTAGCTGGCAAGCCGCTTCCCCGAAGATCCAGCGCTTGCGCCCAGACGTTGTGGTGATGGATCTAACGGCCCCTGAAGCGGAACGGCCGAATTTCTTGACTGAAGTCTTTGATGTCTGTCGGGACCGGCGCGTGCTCTTTATGTCGCACCGATTCGACGAATCGACATTGGCAACCGTGGTGCGCGCAGGGACACATGGATGTATTCTCAAGAATATTTCCTCCGAAGATCTCATCCGTGCCCTCCATTCCGTAACACAGGGACATAGCGTCATCGATCCTCGCCTGACAGATACCCTGTTCGGTCTCGTGCGAGATATTCGCGAGGGTAAAGGGAAGAAAACCCCCCTCTCGTCGCAGGAGCGCCGTCTTCTGCCGTTATTGGCCCAAGGAATGACCAACAAAGAAATCGCCCGTGAGATGAAGCTCAGTGATAAGACGGTCAAGAATTATCTGGTGAACATCTACAAGAAGCTGAATATTTCGAGACGGAGCCAAGCCGCGGCCATCTATTCACGTTCGGTCGCCCTGGACCAATCATTCATCCCTACCGCCGTTTCCACCGGAGGTACCAATGGTCAGACCTCACCTCGTCCGGCCTAG
- the atoC gene encoding acetoacetate metabolism regulatory protein AtoC yields the protein MSGPRILIVDDDPHIGQMLDEFLRDEGFQPIVVDSARGATAAVRRELPDLVLLDMRLSDGNGLELLKTHLLPELGRYKVIMLSAFASQKDAEEAVQAGAFDYVTKPVSLPKLAITIRNCLHLQTLMRELADLGGDGAAAASLGDIVGMSPAILELTEQLKRVAPYDVPVLILGESGTGKELVARVLHALSGRRHAPFVPLDCGAIPQELVESELFGHEAGAFTGASQSKPGRMERAQGGTLLLDEVGNLPIGIQAKFLRVLQFKEFDRLGGREVIKADVRVVAATNANLEAMVAEGTFRRDLYYRLNAVILRVPALRERREDIPLLAHLLLMRANRAYKTKVQGISAQALRLMEEYPWPGNIRELENAIRAAVIVADRIIRPTHLPAHVRRVLESGVNASGAQEDGDDLSPLRSWESGNLSLAQIGRMAAEAAQRRAVTRMLEETGWNKAEAARRLQIDYKALHVKLQRWGIHPPGKKK from the coding sequence ATGTCTGGACCGCGTATCTTAATCGTCGATGACGATCCGCATATTGGGCAAATGTTGGATGAGTTTTTACGCGACGAGGGGTTTCAACCCATCGTTGTCGACAGTGCGCGCGGAGCGACTGCCGCGGTTCGGCGCGAGTTGCCTGACTTGGTCCTTTTGGATATGCGGTTGTCGGATGGGAATGGACTGGAGTTGCTGAAAACGCATCTTCTTCCGGAACTCGGCCGGTACAAGGTCATTATGTTGTCGGCATTTGCTAGCCAGAAAGATGCTGAGGAGGCAGTCCAGGCTGGGGCGTTTGACTATGTCACCAAGCCGGTATCCCTTCCCAAGTTGGCCATTACGATCCGGAACTGCCTTCATTTGCAAACGTTGATGCGCGAGCTGGCGGATCTGGGGGGAGATGGTGCTGCGGCGGCTTCGCTGGGTGATATTGTCGGGATGAGCCCAGCAATCTTGGAGCTCACAGAGCAACTGAAGAGAGTCGCGCCGTACGACGTGCCGGTGCTCATTCTCGGAGAAAGCGGAACGGGGAAGGAGCTTGTTGCCAGGGTGCTGCATGCACTGAGCGGACGGCGACACGCTCCGTTCGTTCCGCTCGACTGCGGAGCCATTCCGCAAGAACTGGTCGAATCCGAACTGTTTGGTCATGAAGCCGGTGCATTTACGGGCGCCTCGCAGTCGAAACCAGGGCGTATGGAACGTGCGCAAGGCGGAACATTGCTGCTTGACGAGGTCGGTAACTTGCCCATTGGGATCCAAGCCAAGTTCCTGCGAGTTCTGCAGTTCAAGGAATTCGATCGGCTTGGAGGGCGAGAAGTCATCAAAGCGGACGTACGGGTGGTGGCCGCGACCAATGCGAATCTCGAAGCCATGGTGGCAGAGGGTACCTTCCGACGTGATCTGTATTACCGGCTCAATGCCGTCATCCTTCGGGTGCCCGCACTGCGTGAACGGCGGGAAGACATCCCTTTGCTGGCGCATTTACTTCTCATGCGGGCGAATCGAGCCTATAAGACGAAGGTTCAAGGCATCTCCGCGCAGGCGCTTCGACTGATGGAGGAATATCCTTGGCCGGGCAATATTCGGGAGTTGGAGAACGCCATTCGTGCTGCCGTGATCGTCGCAGACCGGATCATACGACCGACTCACTTGCCGGCACATGTCCGACGCGTATTGGAATCAGGAGTCAACGCGTCGGGAGCTCAGGAAGATGGAGATGACCTGTCGCCCTTGAGGTCCTGGGAGAGTGGAAACCTATCCTTGGCACAGATCGGACGCATGGCGGCGGAGGCTGCGCAACGCCGGGCGGTAACCCGAATGCTTGAGGAGACGGGTTGGAACAAGGCCGAGGCGGCCCGCCGTCTTCAGATTGATTACAAGGCTCTCCACGTGAAGTTGCAGCGATGGGGGATTCACCCCCCGGGCAAGAAGAAGTAA
- the yjiB gene encoding putative cytochrome P450 YjiB, protein MSTTIVPTEVEFSTPEVIANPYPHYREWRALSPLNYRFLPAGAVMGFDEPIRAWALLRHHDVYQVLRDHETFSSRHQLVGKIGPPLALINDDPPRHARFRRLVNKTFTTKRIEALTPWIAEVADGLLNELRSGESEVIESFAIPLPLQVIARLLGIPGEDYLTFKRWSVTFFAFSSMSAAERASSNKEMMAYFGRMAAARRTQAADDLISALVEADVEGEKLSEAEILGFCMLLLIAGNETTTNLIGNMLGILADRPDLWEQLRENRSLVDTVIEETLRFESPTQRLSRQTTRDVELSGVRIPQGDLVTVYYGAANRDPAAFPNPDEFRLDRDLRNHVAFGAGIHYCLGAPLARAEANVALNKMLDRFPCLRRGGKPAERQTTNFVVLGYQKLPLFLGDA, encoded by the coding sequence ATGAGTACGACGATAGTGCCGACAGAGGTAGAGTTCTCGACCCCAGAGGTTATTGCAAACCCCTATCCCCATTATCGCGAATGGCGGGCCCTATCGCCGCTGAACTACCGCTTCTTGCCGGCCGGTGCGGTCATGGGATTTGACGAACCGATCCGTGCCTGGGCCCTCCTTCGGCACCATGATGTCTATCAGGTTCTGCGGGACCATGAGACGTTCTCTTCGAGGCATCAGCTGGTTGGCAAGATCGGGCCGCCCTTGGCGCTGATCAACGACGATCCCCCGCGTCATGCCCGATTTCGTCGTCTCGTCAACAAAACCTTTACGACGAAGCGTATCGAGGCCCTGACGCCTTGGATTGCGGAAGTTGCGGATGGGCTGCTGAATGAGCTTAGGTCCGGGGAATCGGAAGTCATCGAATCGTTTGCGATACCCTTGCCTCTCCAGGTAATCGCACGATTGCTGGGGATCCCAGGTGAGGATTACCTGACGTTCAAGCGATGGAGCGTCACATTCTTTGCCTTCAGCTCGATGTCTGCGGCGGAGCGGGCGAGCAGCAACAAGGAGATGATGGCGTACTTTGGACGGATGGCCGCGGCCAGACGTACGCAGGCCGCCGATGATCTCATTTCAGCCCTCGTGGAGGCGGATGTCGAGGGAGAGAAGTTGAGCGAGGCCGAGATACTTGGGTTTTGCATGTTGCTTCTTATCGCTGGGAACGAGACGACGACGAATCTTATTGGCAACATGCTGGGCATTCTCGCCGATCGGCCGGACCTCTGGGAACAACTTCGCGAGAATCGGTCTCTGGTCGATACGGTCATCGAAGAGACCCTGCGGTTCGAAAGTCCGACACAGCGATTGTCGAGGCAGACCACGCGCGATGTGGAACTTTCTGGTGTGAGAATTCCTCAGGGCGACCTTGTGACGGTCTATTATGGAGCTGCCAATCGAGATCCCGCGGCGTTCCCGAACCCAGACGAGTTCCGGCTCGATCGAGACCTTCGCAATCACGTCGCGTTTGGAGCGGGAATTCACTACTGTCTGGGAGCCCCGCTTGCGCGCGCAGAAGCCAACGTGGCCCTTAACAAGATGCTCGATCGGTTCCCATGTCTGAGGCGCGGCGGCAAGCCGGCTGAAAGGCAAACCACCAATTTCGTGGTGCTAGGCTATCAAAAATTGCCTCTGTTTCTGGGCGATGCATAG
- a CDS encoding 3-oxoacyl-[acyl-carrier-protein] synthase 2: MKIPRRVVITGMGVVSPLGLDLPTFWHCLSRGESGVAPITSFDTSPFASSLGAEVKDFDPTDFLPRKQARRMGRVTHFAVASAMMSVRDAGLDLASEDRFRIGVCIGTSIAGLKEALETHDSIQRKHYQHTNPFAMTSTFPNAVSAEIAIALNVNGACETYSNGCSSTANAIGRAYDLIAGGQADAMIVGGAEAPLHPSIFAVMEAGRTLAPDEHGTIRNHPRPFDQTRSGMVLGEGAGCLVLEEYERARQRQARMYMELEGWAFTCDAYSMAKPLETGALQYRAIGQSLMSARWFPEEVDYINACGLGTVDLDAIETGSIKRALGGHAYRIPVSSFKAALGHAFAASGAFQVIGTGLAMEHQYVPPTLNLTTPDPNCDLDYVAVQGRSARVGRALVNSFGFGGKNVVLALSHVERPSEPTDYLEDMDFGGVQVQSTVAAVARQAGARPEAS; the protein is encoded by the coding sequence ATGAAGATCCCGCGTCGTGTCGTTATCACTGGGATGGGGGTGGTTTCCCCTTTGGGGCTGGACTTGCCGACCTTTTGGCATTGCCTCAGCCGAGGGGAGAGCGGAGTGGCACCCATCACATCGTTCGATACCTCTCCATTTGCGTCCTCTCTCGGAGCCGAGGTCAAGGATTTCGATCCGACCGATTTTCTGCCACGAAAGCAGGCTCGGCGCATGGGCCGCGTCACTCACTTCGCAGTGGCCTCAGCCATGATGTCGGTTAGGGACGCCGGTCTGGATCTGGCCAGTGAGGATCGTTTCCGGATCGGGGTCTGCATAGGCACCTCGATTGCCGGACTCAAGGAAGCTCTCGAGACCCATGATTCGATTCAGCGGAAGCACTATCAGCATACGAATCCGTTTGCTATGACATCGACCTTTCCCAACGCTGTATCCGCTGAGATTGCCATTGCGCTCAACGTCAACGGGGCTTGTGAGACCTACTCGAACGGGTGTTCGTCGACCGCGAATGCCATTGGCCGGGCGTACGACCTGATTGCCGGGGGCCAAGCGGACGCCATGATCGTCGGGGGAGCCGAGGCGCCGCTGCATCCCAGCATTTTTGCTGTTATGGAAGCAGGCCGTACTCTCGCGCCAGACGAACATGGCACGATACGGAACCATCCCCGGCCCTTCGACCAAACCAGAAGCGGGATGGTCCTTGGAGAGGGGGCGGGCTGTCTCGTCCTGGAAGAATACGAGCGTGCTCGTCAACGGCAGGCTCGTATGTACATGGAACTGGAAGGCTGGGCATTTACGTGCGATGCCTACTCGATGGCCAAGCCATTGGAAACAGGTGCGCTCCAGTACCGAGCGATCGGACAGTCCCTTATGTCCGCGCGGTGGTTCCCGGAGGAGGTGGATTACATTAACGCATGCGGCCTGGGCACGGTTGACTTGGATGCAATCGAGACCGGCTCGATCAAGCGGGCATTGGGTGGGCATGCGTATCGCATCCCTGTGAGTTCCTTCAAGGCGGCATTGGGACATGCCTTTGCGGCAAGTGGTGCCTTCCAGGTTATCGGCACTGGGTTGGCAATGGAACATCAATACGTTCCGCCCACGCTGAATCTGACGACTCCTGACCCTAACTGCGACCTAGACTATGTGGCCGTGCAGGGACGTTCCGCTCGTGTCGGTCGAGCACTGGTCAATAGTTTTGGATTCGGCGGGAAAAATGTGGTTCTGGCGCTCTCTCATGTCGAGCGGCCAAGCGAACCGACGGACTATCTTGAGGATATGGATTTTGGCGGGGTCCAGGTTCAATCAACTGTGGCGGCCGTTGCACGGCAGGCAGGCGCGCGTCCAGAGGCGTCGTAG
- the motD gene encoding flagellar motor protein MotD: MAKHKHEEHENHERWLVSYADFITLLFAFFVVMYSISSVNEGRFRVVSESIQAALKPVVSTPASNKLFRIGDHKSALAPVVSKKAQIVRKLQEVLGSRSKQLNLIEHINIVETDTGIKVAISDSMMFESGQAELKAQAFPLLEALAETLSDHGMKDVRVLGHTDNVPMQNAQFPSNWELSSARAVTVVRVLSELYHVPAERLSATGYADNKPVADNLTPENRAKNRRVELIVAMEEESAKPIFKDNPALE; the protein is encoded by the coding sequence ATGGCTAAACACAAGCATGAAGAGCACGAGAACCATGAGAGATGGTTGGTGTCGTATGCAGACTTTATTACCCTGCTCTTTGCTTTCTTCGTCGTCATGTACTCGATTTCCTCGGTGAACGAGGGACGGTTCCGAGTCGTAAGCGAGTCGATCCAGGCAGCCCTAAAGCCTGTGGTGAGTACGCCTGCCTCAAATAAGCTGTTTAGGATCGGTGATCACAAGTCGGCCCTCGCGCCTGTGGTGTCGAAGAAGGCGCAGATCGTGAGGAAGCTACAGGAGGTACTCGGGAGCCGCTCCAAACAACTCAATCTGATCGAGCATATCAATATCGTCGAAACGGACACGGGGATTAAAGTGGCTATCTCCGACAGTATGATGTTCGAGAGCGGGCAGGCCGAGTTGAAAGCCCAGGCGTTTCCGCTCTTAGAGGCACTGGCCGAAACATTGAGCGATCATGGAATGAAAGACGTGCGCGTGCTCGGCCACACGGATAACGTGCCGATGCAAAACGCCCAGTTTCCTTCCAATTGGGAACTGTCTTCGGCTCGTGCCGTCACGGTCGTACGAGTGTTGTCAGAGCTGTATCATGTCCCTGCGGAAAGACTTTCTGCGACAGGATATGCGGATAACAAGCCAGTTGCCGACAATCTCACGCCGGAGAATCGCGCCAAGAACCGTCGCGTGGAACTGATCGTTGCGATGGAGGAGGAGTCAGCAAAACCAATCTTCAAAGACAATCCAGCCTTGGAGTGA
- the motC gene encoding flagellar motor protein, giving the protein MDILTILGVVVAIGSILGGQALEGGHAGSIMQATAFIIVMGGTIGACFVQNPMHVVMKSISLVSLALFNSKLDPKAQLQQIVELAQVARKQGLLALEGKVKEIQDPFFQKGVQLIVDGTEGKMVREILEVEMEHHEEEGVTAAKVWEAAGGYAPTVGILGAVLGLIHVMENLADPSKLGGGIATAFVATVYGVGAANLFFLPIANKIKLKIKAESHARTMLITGLVGIAAGENPRQLEEKLAGYVGGSHGGGKKH; this is encoded by the coding sequence GTGGATATTCTTACGATACTGGGTGTGGTGGTCGCGATCGGCTCTATTTTAGGCGGCCAGGCTTTAGAGGGTGGTCATGCCGGTTCAATCATGCAGGCGACCGCGTTCATCATCGTGATGGGTGGGACGATCGGTGCGTGTTTCGTTCAAAATCCAATGCACGTCGTAATGAAAAGCATTTCACTCGTCTCCCTCGCGTTGTTCAACTCCAAGCTGGATCCCAAGGCCCAACTTCAGCAGATAGTCGAGCTTGCCCAGGTGGCGCGCAAGCAGGGATTACTTGCCCTTGAGGGCAAGGTGAAGGAGATTCAGGATCCCTTCTTTCAGAAGGGCGTCCAATTAATCGTCGACGGGACGGAAGGCAAGATGGTGAGAGAAATTCTTGAAGTCGAGATGGAGCATCACGAAGAGGAAGGGGTCACTGCGGCAAAGGTCTGGGAGGCGGCGGGGGGGTACGCCCCGACAGTGGGTATTCTCGGAGCGGTGCTGGGCCTCATTCATGTAATGGAAAATCTCGCAGATCCGTCCAAACTCGGCGGTGGGATCGCGACGGCCTTCGTCGCAACGGTTTATGGCGTCGGAGCCGCGAATCTATTTTTCCTGCCCATCGCCAATAAGATCAAACTGAAGATCAAGGCCGAGTCGCATGCTCGGACGATGCTGATCACCGGTCTCGTAGGGATCGCCGCGGGCGAAAATCCAAGGCAACTTGAGGAGAAGCTGGCTGGGTATGTCGGTGGTTCGCACGGTGGAGGCAAGAAGCACTAG
- a CDS encoding DNA-binding protein: MIEGDILTVPEVARLLRVPKSTVYKLARLGQLPASKIGKHWRFVRRDLEAWVHRTGAAT; this comes from the coding sequence ATGATTGAAGGCGATATTTTGACCGTTCCTGAGGTGGCGCGGTTGCTACGCGTCCCGAAGTCCACCGTTTACAAGTTGGCGCGGCTCGGCCAGCTCCCAGCCTCCAAGATCGGGAAGCACTGGCGATTCGTGCGTCGAGATTTGGAAGCGTGGGTCCATCGGACCGGTGCGGCAACCTGA
- a CDS encoding pilus assembly protein PilZ, whose product MPVQTKAKTEAERREWLRIDDRLPLEFRRHGDSEPIMASMVDSEALRSIQEFLAKPAQELVARTGQNDPQSALVPWVLKMDWALGVILGALTSLAPRGLAVPRMTDVNISATGMNFPSSQTFEVGDILDVKLILPPFLPIHTMAEVVRVSDIEEHPAGRYLLAVSFSDLRADDQDHLIRHILNLQAERLRTQHRDGDR is encoded by the coding sequence ATGCCTGTCCAGACCAAGGCCAAAACCGAGGCGGAGCGTCGGGAGTGGCTGCGAATTGATGACCGTCTTCCGCTCGAATTTCGGCGTCACGGCGATTCCGAGCCCATAATGGCAAGCATGGTTGATTCGGAAGCCTTGAGGTCGATTCAGGAGTTCTTGGCAAAGCCCGCTCAGGAACTTGTCGCTCGCACGGGACAAAATGATCCACAGTCCGCTCTCGTACCGTGGGTGCTCAAAATGGACTGGGCTTTGGGCGTGATATTAGGAGCGCTCACCAGCCTGGCACCCCGTGGGCTGGCTGTGCCGCGTATGACCGATGTGAACATTAGTGCGACCGGTATGAACTTTCCATCCTCTCAGACCTTTGAGGTGGGAGATATCCTGGATGTGAAATTGATCCTACCGCCCTTTTTGCCCATTCATACCATGGCGGAAGTAGTCCGAGTGAGCGACATCGAAGAACACCCTGCGGGCCGATACCTCTTGGCTGTGTCTTTTTCCGACCTTCGTGCGGATGATCAAGATCATCTCATCCGCCATATCCTCAATCTGCAGGCCGAACGTCTCCGCACACAGCATCGTGACGGAGACCGGTAG
- the fliS gene encoding flagellar protein FliS produces MRNGIQQYQQTHILTSSGVQLVVVLYDGAIQAMQLAREAIVRNNQADKARFLHRAVNVVTELSNVLDMERGGEIAVSLRRLYDYVLAELLQANLHHRHDKLDGPIKCLTTLREAWQTVAVRGSEAYADAAR; encoded by the coding sequence ATGCGTAACGGGATTCAACAGTATCAGCAGACTCACATTCTCACATCCTCTGGAGTCCAGCTGGTCGTCGTGCTCTATGACGGGGCCATTCAGGCGATGCAATTGGCCCGTGAGGCGATCGTCCGGAACAACCAAGCTGACAAAGCGAGATTCTTGCACCGCGCCGTAAACGTCGTGACGGAACTCTCCAATGTGCTGGATATGGAGCGAGGAGGCGAGATTGCCGTGTCACTGCGACGGCTGTACGACTATGTGCTGGCAGAGTTGCTGCAAGCCAATTTGCATCATCGGCACGACAAGCTGGACGGCCCCATCAAATGTCTCACGACGCTCCGTGAAGCGTGGCAGACTGTGGCCGTTCGAGGGAGCGAAGCCTATGCCGACGCTGCGCGATAG
- a CDS encoding flagellar hook-associated protein 2, translated as MATISFGGLGNGVDFGQVVDQLVKVQQLPIDALQSKKSNLQTKLTDYGTLGGKLVALQSATDALRLPSFFDRTAATVSDESVLGVSASSTATPGTYLVQVTRLATAHQIASKATKTVTATTSDIVSGAGATFSFRVGTSAIQTVTLSDTATLEDLRDQINDLGSGATASIVNTGTSATPAYRLLLTASSTGADRTITITADSTDLDFLNGSGAGGFDTLQLAQDATVVLGDPAQTQLTIQRDSNTITDAIPGVVLNLKQTTAVGQFATVTVSLDTAQVKDNIKKLVTAYNEVVNFITSHNTYDTATKQGGTFFAESTVRTVVSGLRRSLSDQLAGSSVYGTVGEIGFKTERDGTITLEDAKLDSALSENYSAVRALLANQGTASGVAQRVLQAVDKLDDLESGAVTTRKNGLTTQIDRLDTDIQRKEDALSAYEARLRAQYASLDGLLRQLQSQSDFLRSRVNAA; from the coding sequence ATGGCGACCATCAGTTTTGGTGGGCTCGGCAATGGTGTGGACTTTGGCCAGGTCGTGGATCAGTTGGTCAAAGTCCAACAATTGCCTATCGATGCACTGCAGTCAAAGAAAAGCAATCTCCAGACCAAGCTGACCGATTATGGCACGTTGGGCGGCAAGCTGGTGGCGCTGCAGTCGGCGACCGATGCGCTGCGATTACCATCCTTCTTTGACCGCACAGCCGCCACGGTCAGCGACGAGTCGGTGCTGGGAGTGAGTGCCTCGTCGACGGCGACCCCAGGAACGTATCTCGTCCAAGTCACACGGTTGGCCACCGCACATCAAATTGCCAGTAAGGCGACGAAGACGGTTACTGCCACGACGAGTGATATCGTCAGCGGAGCAGGAGCGACGTTTTCCTTCCGAGTCGGAACGAGTGCCATTCAGACGGTCACACTGAGCGACACAGCGACACTTGAGGATTTGCGTGACCAAATCAACGACCTTGGGAGTGGTGCCACCGCGTCAATTGTGAATACCGGCACTTCAGCGACGCCAGCCTATAGGCTTTTGCTCACGGCGTCGAGTACTGGCGCTGATCGCACCATCACGATAACGGCCGATTCGACGGACCTAGACTTTCTAAATGGGTCCGGGGCCGGGGGATTCGACACGCTGCAGCTGGCCCAAGACGCTACCGTAGTCTTGGGTGATCCGGCCCAAACTCAACTCACGATTCAGCGCGACAGTAATACGATTACCGACGCCATTCCTGGTGTCGTATTGAATCTCAAGCAGACGACGGCCGTAGGACAATTCGCCACAGTAACGGTTTCACTCGATACTGCTCAGGTGAAGGACAATATCAAAAAATTAGTGACGGCGTATAACGAGGTCGTGAACTTCATTACCTCCCATAACACGTATGATACGGCGACCAAACAAGGCGGAACTTTTTTTGCTGAATCTACCGTTCGGACTGTCGTGTCCGGCTTGCGCCGGTCACTGTCCGATCAGTTGGCAGGCTCCTCCGTATACGGCACGGTGGGAGAAATTGGATTCAAGACCGAGCGTGATGGGACTATCACGCTGGAGGATGCAAAATTGGATTCGGCTCTATCCGAGAACTATAGCGCGGTCAGGGCGCTTCTGGCCAACCAAGGCACTGCAAGCGGAGTGGCGCAGCGTGTTTTGCAGGCAGTTGATAAGCTTGACGATCTTGAGAGCGGAGCCGTGACTACAAGAAAAAATGGTCTCACAACCCAAATCGACAGGTTGGACACCGACATTCAACGCAAGGAAGACGCCCTCAGTGCGTATGAAGCACGACTTCGGGCTCAATATGCGTCCCTGGATGGACTTCTTCGGCAACTCCAATCGCAATCTGACTTCTTGCGTTCTCGAGTCAATGCAGCCTAA
- the fliC gene encoding flagellin: MGLVINTNIASLAAQRNLNTTNSQLTKSVERLSSGLRITRAADDAAGLAVSETLRAQIRSINQASRNAGDGISLTQVADGAAEAIGNLLSRLRELATQAGSGTVGTTERSYLDQEFVALRSEIDRIATVTEFNGNPLLSGASNSFNVFVGFKSGNGNALTLDLNDLTTTDLSLSGVNISTSANAQSALANIDSAISAVATARAEYGSIQARFEAAIANLGVTSENFSAAESRIRDADIAYETSVFTKNQILVQSGVAILAQANSLPQSALALLR; the protein is encoded by the coding sequence ATGGGATTAGTCATTAACACAAACATTGCGTCGTTGGCAGCCCAGCGGAATTTGAATACGACCAACTCTCAGCTGACCAAGTCGGTTGAGCGGTTGTCGTCAGGCCTGCGAATCACTCGGGCGGCAGACGATGCGGCCGGGTTGGCCGTGTCTGAAACATTGCGCGCGCAGATCCGCAGCATTAATCAGGCGTCGCGGAACGCGGGCGACGGGATCAGCTTGACACAAGTTGCTGACGGCGCGGCAGAAGCCATCGGCAATCTGCTGTCGCGTTTGCGCGAGTTAGCGACGCAAGCCGGCAGCGGCACAGTCGGCACGACCGAGCGGTCATACCTTGATCAGGAGTTTGTAGCCCTGCGTTCGGAAATCGACCGGATCGCAACGGTGACCGAGTTCAACGGGAATCCATTGTTGAGCGGTGCCAGCAATAGCTTCAATGTGTTCGTGGGGTTCAAGAGCGGCAACGGCAATGCCCTCACGTTGGATCTCAACGATCTCACGACCACCGACCTGTCGCTTAGCGGCGTGAACATCTCAACCTCGGCCAACGCGCAAAGCGCCTTGGCGAACATCGACAGCGCCATCAGTGCGGTGGCGACAGCCCGAGCCGAGTACGGGTCCATTCAGGCCAGGTTCGAGGCAGCTATTGCAAATCTTGGTGTGACGAGTGAGAACTTCTCGGCGGCCGAATCGCGCATTCGCGATGCGGACATCGCCTACGAAACGTCCGTATTCACCAAGAATCAGATTCTCGTCCAGTCCGGTGTGGCGATCTTGGCACAAGCCAATTCGTTGCCGCAGTCGGCACTGGCATTATTGCGATAG